One genomic window of Arachis hypogaea cultivar Tifrunner chromosome 8, arahy.Tifrunner.gnm2.J5K5, whole genome shotgun sequence includes the following:
- the LOC112705035 gene encoding uncharacterized protein, whose amino-acid sequence MPKHFTLPSSLEPYKGIGDPRAHIKKFQSMMFFNGPNNDPVLCRAFPTYLDGAALLWSSKLSAGSIASFEDLARSFIDYFAAARIYVHGSDYLSTIRQGPQESLKDYITRFTDATMEIPDLNPAVHLHALKAGLRPGKFREIIAVTKPKILDEFRERAAGQMEIEELIEADKTERRPRKEDDRPPRSTNARDLGKSSKLTPKFDNYTRFNTKREKIIKEILNAKIIKPPTRAGSYQDQRFVDKSKHCAFHQKYGHTTDECVIAKDLLERLARQGLLDKYIKGQKHRESNKEERHQTLASKDANKWPNNNPPKGVINCISGGFAGGSETTSARK is encoded by the coding sequence ATGCCAAAGCATTTCACACTCCCTTCCTCTCTCGAGCCATATAAGGGGATTGGTGACCCCCGGGCTcacattaaaaaatttcaatctatgatgttttttaatgGACCTAATAACGACCCTGTGCTTTGCAGAGCTTTCCCTACTTATCTAGACGGGGCTGCCCTACTTTGGTCTTCAAAATTGTCTGCAGGATCAATCGCTTCCTTTGAAGATCTGGCTAGGTCTTTCATCGACTACTTTGCAGCAGCTCGGATCTATGTACATGGATCAGACTACCTCAGCACCATTCGCCAGGGCCCACAAGAAAGCTTGAAAGATTATATAACCAGGTTCACGGACGCCACCATGGAAATACCTGACCTAAACCCTGCCGTCCACCTGCACGCCCTCAAAGCCGGACTCAGGCCCGGAAAGTTCAGAGAAATAATCGCGGTCACCAAGCCAAAAATACTGGACGAATTCCGGGAAAGAGCAGCAGGACAAATGGAGATCGAAGAGCTCATAGAGGCTGACAAAACCGAAAGGAGACCAAGAAAAGAGGACGACAGACCCCCCAGATCAACGAACGCTAGAGACCTCGGCAAATCATCCAAGCTCACCCCAAAATTCGATAACTACACCAGATTCAATACGAAGAGAGAAAAGATAATCAAAGAAATACTCAATGCCAAGATTATAAAACCACCAACCAGAGCGGGGAGCTACCAAGATCAGCGATTCGTTGACAAAAGCAAGCACTGTGCCTTCCACCAGAAATATGGCCATACAACCGACGAATGCGTGATAGCCAAAGATCTCCTGGAGAGATTAGCACGGCAGGGCCTCTTGGATAAATACATCAAGGGGCAAAAACACAGGGAAAGCAACAAGGAAGAACGTCATCAGACCTTGGCCAGCAAAGACGCCAACAAATGGCCGAACAACAACCCACCTAAGGGGGTCATAAACTGCATATCTGGGGGATTCGCAGGAGGCAGCGAAACAACCTCAGCACGAAAGTGA
- the LOC140174668 gene encoding uncharacterized protein — protein sequence MELTPDEHNKTWELHVDGASNREGSGVGIILKEGDGVIAEQALQFHFAASSKQQPGRVRGPHSRTQARTKPPSTKPDSTLRLPPGGSTDPREQNVRADILSKLAATRADTQTSALSQLTLTKPSTELLYIENINRLHDWRAPFLEYINTGTIPSTEPNQQHFRRKASFYTKIAGELYRCDFSQPLLKCLNKDEAREVMNEIHKGVCGNHIGGRTLAAKIARTGYYWPTMKRDCLAKVKACDKCQKHEAISTKPAEVLHSMEAEAANRVVLQAIKKKLDNAKGEWAELIPKILWSYNTTVQNTTSETPFRLVYGSEALIPVEIEIPTLRAELYDEQHNTRARNAELDLAEEDREIAAIKQRAQKQLAEKKHNKRVVPRIFSEGDLVLRRIEEVRRPHSHGKLATNWEGHSEYQKYSEWGLTNFKHYKATQCRGTGMSPP from the exons ATGGAATTAACACCTGACGAACATAACAAAACATGGGAGTTACATGTGGACGGAGCGTCAAACCGAGAAGGAAGTGGAGTCGGAATAATCCTAAAAGAAGGTGACGGGGTAATAGCCGAACAAGCCCTCCAGTTCCATTTCGCAGCAAGCAGCAAGCAACAACCAGGTCGAGTACGTGGCCCTCATAGCAGGACTCAAGCTCGCACTAAGCCACCAAGTACAAAGCCTGACAGCACATTGCGACTCCCTCCTGGTGGTTCAACAGATCCGAG AGAACAAAATGTTAGGGCAGACATATTATCCAAACTTGCCGCCACTAGAGCAGATACACAAACATCGGCACTATCACAACTCACACTCACAAAACCAAGCACTGAACTATTATACATAGAAAATATTAACCGCCTACATGATTGGAGAGCACCTTTTTTGGAATACATAAATACAGGTACCATACCCAGTACCGAGCCCAACCAACAACATTTCAGACGTAAAGCGAGCTTCTACACAAAGATAGCAGGAGAACTATACAGGTGCGATTTTTCGCAACCATTGCTAAAATGTTTAAACAAAGATGAAGCAAGAGAAGTAATGAACGAAATCCACAAGGGTGTATGCGGAAATCACATAGGAGGACGAACTCTCGCTGCAAAAATAGCCAGGACAGGATATTACTGGCCGACCATGAAAAGAGACTGCTTAGCAAAAGTCAAGGCATGtgacaaatgccagaaacacgaaGCCATCTCCACAAAACCGGCCGAGGTATTGCACAGCATGGAG gccgaagctgctaaccgaGTTGTGTTACAGGCGATCAAGAAAAAGCTCGATAACGCGAAGGGCGAGTGGGCCGAGCTAATACCGAAAATATTATGGAGCTACAACACCACAGTACAAAACACCACGAGCGAGACACCCTTCAGGCTAGTCTATGGTTCGGAAGCATTAATCCCTGTAGAAATCGAGATCCCAACATTAAGAGCCGAACTATACGACGAACAACATAACACAAGAGCCAGAAACGCCGAGCTTGACCTAGCCGAGGAAGATAGGGAAATCGCCGCCATCAAACAAAGAGCCCAGAAACAGCTAGCAGAAAAGAAGCACAACAAAAGGGTTGTGCCGAGGATCTTCTCGGAAGGTGATCTAGTTCTCAGACGAATAGAAGAAGTTAGACGACCTCATTCACACGGCAAACTAGCCAcaaactgggaaggccattcCGAATATCAAAAGTACTCAGAATGGGGGCTTACCAACTTCAAACACTACAAGGCAACACAATGTCGGGGAACTGGAATGTCTCCTCCCTGA